From Sphingomonas sp. PAMC26645:
GCGACAGCCACGGCAACGTCGTCCATTTGTTCGAACGCGACTGCTCGCTCCAGCGCCGCCACCAGAAGGTGATCGAGGAAGCGCCCGCACCCGGTATGGACGCCGCCACCCGCGACGCCATCTGCGCCGCCGCGGTCAAGGCTGCCAAGGCAGTCGATTACGTCGGAGCCGGCACGATCGAGTTCATCGCCGACGCCAGCGAAGGCCTCCGCGCCGACCGCATCTGGTTCATGGAAATGAACACGCGGCTCCAGGTCGAGCATCCGGTCACCGAAGAGATCACCGGCCAGGACCTCGTCGAATGGCAACTCCGCGTCGCGTCGGGCGAGTCGCTGCCCAAGCGCCAGGACGAACTGGTAATCGACGGCTGGGCGATGGAGGCACGGCTGTATGCCGAGGATCCCGCCAAGGGGTTCCTGCCGTCGATCGGTACGCTCGAACGCTTCGATCTCGGCACCACCGCACGCGTCGATACCGGGGTAGAGCAGGGCGCTGAAATCTCGCCCTTCTACGACCCGATGATCGCCAAGGTCATCGCCTGGGGCGAAGACCGCGAGACCGCGCGTGAAGCCCTGGCGCATGCGCTCGACGGCGCGGTCGTCTGGCCGGTACGCTCCAACGCGGGGTTCCTCGTCGAGGCGCTCGACCATCCCGACTTCGTGGCGGGCACGCTCGACACCGGTCTGATCGCGCGCGAAGGCGACGCGCTCATGCCGCCGACGCACCCGACGGAAGAGGCGTTGGCCGAGGCCGCGGGCGCGCTCGTCTCTACCGATCCGATCTCGGGCTTCCGTCTCAATGCGGCGCCGGGCCGTAGCGCGACGTTCCTGCTCGACGGCGAACCGGTCGAGGTCGAACTCGACGGACAGGCCGGAACGACGTCGGCGTTCGAAGACGTCCTGATCTCCGAAGCCGGCCAGACCTGGCAGCTCAAGCCTTGGCGTGCATCTGGTGTCGCTGCGGGCGGAGCAGCGGACGGCGCGATCCTGTCTCCCATGCCCGGCCGCATCATCGCGGTCGACGTCGCGGCGGGCGATACCGTCGTCAAGGGCCAGAAGCTGGTCACGCTCGAGGCGATGAAGATGGAGCACTCCCTGACCGCGCCGTTCGACGGCATCGTCGCGGACCTGAACGCAATCGAGGGCGGGCAGGTGACCGAGGGCACCATGCTCGTTCGCATCGAGAAGGATAGCTAATGGCCGGCCGCTATTTCGACGATTGGAGTATCGGCGACCGGATCGAGCACGAGATCCGCCGCACGGTGACCGAGACGGACAACCTGCTGTTCTCGACGATGACGCACAACCCGCAGCCGCTCCATCTCGATATCGAGGCGGCGAAGGCGAGCGAGTTCGGCCGGATCCTCGTCAACGGCACCTTCACCTTCGCGCTGATGGTTGGGCTGTCGGTCGGCGAGACGACGCTCGGCACGCTCGTCGCCAATCTCGGCTACGACAAGCTGGTACACCCGAAGCCGGTCTTCATCGGCGACACGATGCGCTGCGAGACCGAAGTTACCGAGCTGAAACCCAGCAAGTCGCGCCCGAACGCGGGCATCGTCACCTTCACGCACCGGCTGATCAACCAGCGCGACGAGATCGTGTGCCAATGCCTGCGCACCGCCCTGATCGAGCGGCGCGCGGTCACGACTCAGTGATTGTCGCGGGGTAGGCCCATCGTCTGCGCGATCCGCTGGTACTTCTCGGCACCCTCGAGGATCGCGCCGGTTTCCATCTGGCCGACAGTGGCGCGCTGGATCTCCTGCCACGGCGTCTGCGAGCGCGGGAAGGCATAGCCACCCGCCTCGGTCAGCGCACGGCGGCGCTCGGCGAGTTCCTCGTCAGAGATCAGCACGTTGGCGCTGCCCTTGGCAAGATCGATGCGGACACGGTCGCCGGTCCGAATCAGCGCGAGCCCGCCCATTGCCGCGGCTTCCGGCGAGGCGTTGAGGATCGAGGGCGAGCCCGACGTCCCCGACTGCCGCCCGTCGCCGATGCAGGGAAGGGCGTGGACGCCTTCGCGGATCAGGTATGCAGGCGGCCGCATGTTGACGACTTCCGCCGCACCCGGATAGCCGATCGGCCCTGCGCCGCGCATGAACAGCAACGTATCGGTGGTGATACCAACCGCGGGATCGTCGATCCGCGCATGATAATCCTCGGGGCCGTCGAACACGACCGCGGGGCCCTCGAACGCTTCGAGATCGTCCGGGTTGGACAGATAGCGCGCGCGGAACTCGGGGCTGATGACGCTGGTCTTCATGATCGCCGAGTCGAACAAATTGCCGCGCAACACGATGAAGCCAGCGTCCTCGAGCAGCGGCGTCGCGAACGGGCGGATGACGCGCTCGTCCTCGATCGTCGCGGTCCGGCAATTGTCGCCGATCGACTTGCCGTTCGCGGTCATCGCGTCCTCGTGGATCAGCCCCTGCTTCATCAGCTCCGCAACCACCGCGGGCACGCCGCCGGCATGGTAATAATCTTCGCCGAGATATTCGCCGGCGGGCTGGAGATTGACCATCAGCGGCACCTTGTGGCCGTGCGTCTGCCAGTCGTCGATCGGGAGGTCGACGCCGATGTGGCGCGCGATCGCGGCGAGATGGATCGGCGCGTTGGTCGAGCCGCCGATCGCCGAATTGACGACGATCGCGTTGTGGAACGCCTCCTTGGTCAGGATGTCCGACGGCTTCAGATCTTCCGAAACCATGTCGACGATCCGCTTGCCGGTGCGATACGCGACCTCTTGGCGATCACGGTACGGCGCGGGGATCGCAGCCGAGCCGGGCAGCTGCATGCCGAGCGCTTCGGCAAGGCTGTTCATCGTCGTCGCGGTGCCCATCGTGTTGCAGTAACCGGTCGACGGCGCGGACGAGGCGACAAGCTTGATGAAGCCCTCATCGTCGATCGCGCCGGTCGCGAGCAGTTCACGCGCCTTCCACACGATCGTGCCGGAGCCAGTCCGCTCGCCTTTGTGCCAGCCGTTGAGCATCGGCCCCACCGACAGCGCGATCGCCGGGATGTTCACGGTCGCCGCGGCCATCAGGCACGCCGGCGTGGTCTTGTCGCAGCCGATCGTCAGCACGACGCCGTCGAGCGGATAGCCGTACAGTACCTCGACCAGCGCCAGATAGGCGAGGTTGCGGTCGAGCCCGGCGGTCGGGCGCTTGCCAGTTTCCTGGATCGGGTGAACCGGGAATTCGAGCGCGATGCCGCCGGCTTCACGGATGCCCTCGCGCAGACGTTCGGCGAGCACGAGATGGTGGCGATTGCACGGCGACAGGTCGCTGCCGGTCTGCGCGATGCCGATGATTGGCTTGCCAGAGCGTAGTTCCTCCAGGGACAGCCCGAAGTTCAGATAGCGCTCCAAATAGAGCGCGGTCATGTCGATGTTTTCGGGGTTGTCGAACCACGCGCGCGAGCGGAGCTTAGGCATGTCGGTCATGAGGAGCTTTCTGGAGATCGAATATCAGCGGGCGACGGAAAGGCGGTAGATCATCGCGTGATGATACGGCTTGCCCGGATCGACACGCGCGGAGATGAAATTCGGCTTGTTCGGCGCATCGGGGAATTTCTGCGGTTCGAGCGCGATGCCGTCGCCCATCCGGTACAGATGACCCTTCTTGCCGATGAACGTGCCGTCGAGGAAATTGCCGGTATAAAACTGCACGCCGGGCTCGGTCGTTAGGACTTCGAGCACGCGGCCCGAGACAGGATCCTCCAGCCGCGCAGCCAGTTCGGGCTCGGCGGTCAAGCCTTTATCGAGCGCGAAATTGTGATCGTAGCCATGGCCGTAGCGGATCTGCTGGTCGCGGCCGTCGCGGATGCCCTCGCCGACGATGCGGCCGTTTCGGAAATCGAACACCGTGCCGGCGACGGGCTGCAGCGTACCGGTGGGGATCAGCTTGTCGTCGACCGGCGTGATCGCCTTGGCGGGGATCGTCAGCCGATGGCCATACGCGCCCATCGCCGAGCCTTCGCCGCCGAGATCGAAGATGCCGTGGTTGGTCATGTTCACGATCGTCGGCTTGTCGGTCCTCGCGTCATACGCGATGCTGAGATTGCCGGCTTCGTCGAGCGTATAGGTGACGGTGACGTCCAGGTTGCCGGGATAGCCGGAATCACCGTCCGGGCTGCGGTAGCCCAGCACGAGCGTCGCGGTCGGGCCATTCGTCGCCGAGACGATCTTCCAGGCGACCTTGTCGAAGCCCTTGCCGCCGCCGTGCAGCGAATTGACCTTGTCGTTGAGCGGTAACTGGTACGCCTTGGCGTCCAGCGTGAAGCGGCCACCGGCGATGCGATTGGCGAAACGGCCGACCGTCACGCCGAAGAAATTGGGATGGTCGACGTAGGAGGCGAGATCGTCATAGCCGAGCATGACGTCGGCGATCTTTCCGTTGCGGTCCGGGCCCATCAGCGATTGCAGCGTCGCGCCGTACGACAGGATGCGCGCGGAGACGCCATGCGCGTTGCTGAGCGTCACGGCCTCGATCGCGGTACCGTCCTTGAGCGTACCGGCAGGCGTGCGCTTCGCCTCTGCCGCGTCGGCTGCGTGCGCGGAAAGCGCTGCCAGCAAGGTTGCCACGATGATCCCCGACTTTGTGATTGCGCGCATTCCGGTTCCCGTCCTTATTCGTCCGACGCCGTTGACGCGCCTTGTGTGGCTATATAGTCGGACAATATATTTCTGGGCAAGCCTTGCGGGAAAAGACTGTTGCAGTCACCGACAGGGCACGGAGGATGAAACGACTATGGCGATGCCGATACAGACGCAAAAGCCCGTTGACGCCGGGGCGGTGCATGCCGCGGGAGGCGCGCCGAGCTATCGATCCGCGCTCACGTTGCTCGCCAGCCTGTTCTTCATGTGGGGCTTCATCACGGTCATCAACAACACGCTGCTGCCGCACCTGCGCAGCGTGTTCGACCTCAGCTATACGCAGACGACACTGATCGAGAGCGTCTGGTTCATCGCGTATTTCTTCGCCTCGATCCCGTCGGCCAAGCTGATCGAGCGTGTCGGGTATCAGCGCGCAATGGTGTTCGGGCTCGGCCTGATGGCGGTCGGCGCATTGATGATGGTGCCCGCCGCGCGGCTGCCGTCGTACGGCGTGACGCTGGTCGCGCTGTTCGTGATCGCGAGTGGCATCACGCTGCTGCAGGTTGCGGCGAATCCCTACGTCGCCGTCGTCGGTCCGCCCGAGACAGCGTCGTCGCGGCTGAACCTCGTGCAGGCATTCAATTCGGCGGGTGCGACACTCGCGCCGCTGTTCGGTGGGTATCTGATCCTGGGTCGTTCGACCTCGGGTACTGCTGCCGCCGGCTCCACCGCGGTGCTGACGCAGGCCGAGCGGATTGCCGACGCGCAATCGGTCATGCTGCCCTATCTGATCGTCGCGGCCGTGCTGGTCGTGCTGGCGATCGTGATCGCGCGCTTCCCGCTGCCCGCGATGGGGTCTGCGACGCAGCGTTCGGCGAAGGCGGATCGCAAGGGCCAGTCGCTCTGGTCACATCGCAACCTCGTATTCGGCATCCCGGCAATCTTCATTTATCTGATAGCCGAAATTGGTGTCGCCAACCTGTTCATCAATTTCGTCAGCCAGCCGAACATCGGCAACCTGACGCACGAGCAGGCATCGCATTACCTGTTCATC
This genomic window contains:
- a CDS encoding acetyl/propionyl/methylcrotonyl-CoA carboxylase subunit alpha; this encodes MIESLLIANRGEIACRIIRTARALGIRTIAVYSDADANALHVRQADEAVHIGASPARESYLVGDRIIAAAKQTGAEAIHPGYGFLSENADFAQAVLDAGLIWVGPNPHSIRAMGLKDAAKQRMIAAGVPVTPGYLGEDQSPERLKAEADAIGYPVLIKAVAGGGGKGMRRVDTAAEFADALVSCQREAASSFGNTDVLIEKYILSPRHIEVQVFGDSHGNVVHLFERDCSLQRRHQKVIEEAPAPGMDAATRDAICAAAVKAAKAVDYVGAGTIEFIADASEGLRADRIWFMEMNTRLQVEHPVTEEITGQDLVEWQLRVASGESLPKRQDELVIDGWAMEARLYAEDPAKGFLPSIGTLERFDLGTTARVDTGVEQGAEISPFYDPMIAKVIAWGEDRETAREALAHALDGAVVWPVRSNAGFLVEALDHPDFVAGTLDTGLIAREGDALMPPTHPTEEALAEAAGALVSTDPISGFRLNAAPGRSATFLLDGEPVEVELDGQAGTTSAFEDVLISEAGQTWQLKPWRASGVAAGGAADGAILSPMPGRIIAVDVAAGDTVVKGQKLVTLEAMKMEHSLTAPFDGIVADLNAIEGGQVTEGTMLVRIEKDS
- a CDS encoding MaoC family dehydratase — protein: MAGRYFDDWSIGDRIEHEIRRTVTETDNLLFSTMTHNPQPLHLDIEAAKASEFGRILVNGTFTFALMVGLSVGETTLGTLVANLGYDKLVHPKPVFIGDTMRCETEVTELKPSKSRPNAGIVTFTHRLINQRDEIVCQCLRTALIERRAVTTQ
- a CDS encoding IlvD/Edd family dehydratase — encoded protein: MTDMPKLRSRAWFDNPENIDMTALYLERYLNFGLSLEELRSGKPIIGIAQTGSDLSPCNRHHLVLAERLREGIREAGGIALEFPVHPIQETGKRPTAGLDRNLAYLALVEVLYGYPLDGVVLTIGCDKTTPACLMAAATVNIPAIALSVGPMLNGWHKGERTGSGTIVWKARELLATGAIDDEGFIKLVASSAPSTGYCNTMGTATTMNSLAEALGMQLPGSAAIPAPYRDRQEVAYRTGKRIVDMVSEDLKPSDILTKEAFHNAIVVNSAIGGSTNAPIHLAAIARHIGVDLPIDDWQTHGHKVPLMVNLQPAGEYLGEDYYHAGGVPAVVAELMKQGLIHEDAMTANGKSIGDNCRTATIEDERVIRPFATPLLEDAGFIVLRGNLFDSAIMKTSVISPEFRARYLSNPDDLEAFEGPAVVFDGPEDYHARIDDPAVGITTDTLLFMRGAGPIGYPGAAEVVNMRPPAYLIREGVHALPCIGDGRQSGTSGSPSILNASPEAAAMGGLALIRTGDRVRIDLAKGSANVLISDEELAERRRALTEAGGYAFPRSQTPWQEIQRATVGQMETGAILEGAEKYQRIAQTMGLPRDNH
- a CDS encoding aldose epimerase family protein gives rise to the protein MRAITKSGIIVATLLAALSAHAADAAEAKRTPAGTLKDGTAIEAVTLSNAHGVSARILSYGATLQSLMGPDRNGKIADVMLGYDDLASYVDHPNFFGVTVGRFANRIAGGRFTLDAKAYQLPLNDKVNSLHGGGKGFDKVAWKIVSATNGPTATLVLGYRSPDGDSGYPGNLDVTVTYTLDEAGNLSIAYDARTDKPTIVNMTNHGIFDLGGEGSAMGAYGHRLTIPAKAITPVDDKLIPTGTLQPVAGTVFDFRNGRIVGEGIRDGRDQQIRYGHGYDHNFALDKGLTAEPELAARLEDPVSGRVLEVLTTEPGVQFYTGNFLDGTFIGKKGHLYRMGDGIALEPQKFPDAPNKPNFISARVDPGKPYHHAMIYRLSVAR
- a CDS encoding sugar MFS transporter, whose protein sequence is MPIQTQKPVDAGAVHAAGGAPSYRSALTLLASLFFMWGFITVINNTLLPHLRSVFDLSYTQTTLIESVWFIAYFFASIPSAKLIERVGYQRAMVFGLGLMAVGALMMVPAARLPSYGVTLVALFVIASGITLLQVAANPYVAVVGPPETASSRLNLVQAFNSAGATLAPLFGGYLILGRSTSGTAAAGSTAVLTQAERIADAQSVMLPYLIVAAVLVVLAIVIARFPLPAMGSATQRSAKADRKGQSLWSHRNLVFGIPAIFIYLIAEIGVANLFINFVSQPNIGNLTHEQASHYLFILWGGMMVGRLIGSVVMRKIPAERVLAFASIGACVVMLIATFTTGHVAMWALISVGLFHSIMFPTIFTLGIKGLGPLTEEGSGLLIMAIAGGALVIVQGWLADTYGLQNSFLLTAACELYVLFYAVWGSRTTNALPEQAAR